DNA sequence from the Glycine soja cultivar W05 chromosome 18, ASM419377v2, whole genome shotgun sequence genome:
CACGGAAAATTTGTAtcttcttgaagatgaatgcGCAATCAAACCCTACATGTGATTCCCTAGTTTTCTTCTATTATCTTCTACTatgttttcttcaattttctcTACAACTAAGGTTACTTTCCGTGCAGATATTATGAACAATTCAAACCATCAAAACCAATCTTAATCCTAGAAAGTGTGACAACACCCTGAAGGCCAGACAGCCACCAGTAGGAGCCAAAATTCATCTCCTATTCTGGGCAAATCAACCCCCCAACCCTCTTTCTCAAAAACAACTGTTACCTATCATTTACCCAGAAACTCATAAAAGTGGAATATTACAACAAGAGGTAAAGTAGGCATACACATTAGAAACACAACCACATAAATGACACTGAGAAAAGACACTATATTAGCTTTGACTATTGCTGTATAGAAACTAAACAGCCATAGCACATAGTAGAACAACGTACCTCTGCAAGTTGTTTCTCTGTCATTTCAACACCTTCTAGAAGTGTTTTCAGGAGTTGTGCTGCTTCAGAAGACTCCTCAGGAgattcaatttttgaaaagctgTCCTTTACAACTGAGGAAGCTCTTCCCAAATTATCAGCAACGTCTAGTAAACTCTTTGCAAAATTCTACATCAAATTAGAAAATTGAAACCACTCAGCACAAAACCGAAAAGCACATGACAAGGGCAAGAGGGCTGAATCACAAAATAAGAATTAGACAAAGGCCAAAACTCAGACCTGTATAGCAAATTTTTTCGAATTCTCTGCTTCACGTCTTGTCCTATCCATGACATTCTCCATCTCTGCATAAGTTCGCAGAACTTTATCCTGCATTTTCTCAATCTCCTTGTGCTTCAACTTCAAAAGTTGTTCCTTCTCAGCAACAAGCTTTATCAAATCATCCCTGGACAGATCACATTCACTCTCTACATCTGAATCAGAAAACACAGTtcattaacaaacttttaatctttatttttaaccaATCAAAGTTGAGGCTGAGATTCCGAAATAGAACCTGATTCTTTGGTTTGATCCGCAGCTTCAGCTTGTTCAGACTGATCAGATacctttgcttcttcacttgCATGCTCATGCGAGGCCGTTGAAGAAAACCCGAATCTCGAAGTCAATGATGAATTCAGAAAATTGGTTTGAACCGGAATCAGCTAGAACATAACAAAACACACATAGACTTAACGAGAATTTCTATCTAACACTAAATTTGCTCAACACAGAATCGTAAGGGGAAAGTGGAGAAATTCTAAAATCGACAGAATAATTcatagaaaaaaatcataacagaATAAACTAAACTCACACATGGCATAAAAAATGCCAAAACTGTAGAGTTTTcaataaaccctaaaaccctagaTA
Encoded proteins:
- the LOC114394511 gene encoding grpE protein homolog 2, mitochondrial-like; translation: MFAYRVLSRSSAILSRSFTLFSVSRNSQPFSTTLSNNFHSLLHPSPNKLIPVQTNFLNSSLTSRFGFSSTASHEHASEEAKVSDQSEQAEAADQTKESDVESECDLSRDDLIKLVAEKEQLLKLKHKEIEKMQDKVLRTYAEMENVMDRTRREAENSKKFAIQNFAKSLLDVADNLGRASSVVKDSFSKIESPEESSEAAQLLKTLLEGVEMTEKQLAEVLKKFGVEKFDPTNEPFDPHMHNAIFQIPDASKAPGTVGVVLKAGYKLYDRVLRPAEVGVTQEGEDNKAAE